Proteins encoded together in one Deinococcus aestuarii window:
- a CDS encoding RtcB family protein yields the protein MNGKQITKLGFEKKAVALALAAATLRERAGIDREEILNELRSVQANPEAYVSGGVYAELAAELTSQQAVLDARRASALRPSPLPYRVWGADLIEPGARDQMDVAMRLPVARAGALMPDAHVGYGLPIGGVLATEGAVIPYGVGVDIGCSMRLSVLPLAPASLSTDEATRLLTKHTRFGAGVGFEKRDREDHEVLHEETWRDQPLLRHLHGKAAEQIGTSGSGNHFVEFGTLSLPAHDLGLEAGEYLAILSHSGSRGFGAQVANHYTKVAQALHPALDAQGRKLAWLPLDTEEGEGYWQAMNLAGRYALANHDLIHARLARALGVRPAVTVGNSHNLAWKQAVEGHERIVHRKGATPAERGQLGLIPGSMADPGFVVRGKGNPEALASASHGAGRQLGRKAAANTLAKKDVQAYLRERGVTLIGGGIDEAPQAYKRIEHVLARQSDLVDVVATFTPRVVRMDTGGEDV from the coding sequence ATGAACGGAAAACAGATCACCAAGCTGGGCTTCGAGAAAAAAGCCGTCGCGCTGGCCCTCGCCGCCGCGACCTTGCGCGAGCGCGCAGGAATCGACCGCGAGGAAATCCTGAACGAATTGCGCTCGGTGCAGGCCAACCCGGAAGCGTACGTCTCGGGCGGCGTGTATGCCGAGCTGGCGGCGGAGCTGACCTCCCAGCAGGCGGTGCTGGACGCCCGGCGTGCGAGTGCGCTTCGCCCCTCCCCCCTCCCCTACCGCGTGTGGGGCGCGGACCTGATTGAACCCGGCGCCCGCGACCAGATGGACGTGGCGATGCGCCTGCCCGTCGCCCGGGCCGGGGCGCTGATGCCCGACGCCCACGTGGGCTACGGCCTCCCCATCGGCGGGGTGCTGGCGACCGAGGGCGCCGTGATCCCCTACGGGGTCGGGGTGGACATCGGCTGCTCGATGCGCCTGAGCGTGCTGCCCCTGGCCCCGGCCAGCCTGAGCACCGACGAGGCGACCCGCCTCCTGACCAAGCACACCCGCTTCGGCGCCGGGGTGGGTTTCGAGAAGCGCGACCGCGAGGACCACGAGGTCCTGCATGAGGAGACGTGGCGCGATCAGCCCCTCCTGCGCCACCTGCACGGCAAGGCCGCCGAGCAGATCGGCACCTCGGGCAGCGGCAACCACTTCGTCGAGTTCGGCACCCTCAGCTTACCCGCCCACGACCTGGGGCTGGAGGCGGGCGAGTACCTCGCCATCCTCTCGCACAGCGGCTCGCGCGGCTTCGGGGCGCAGGTGGCGAACCACTACACGAAGGTGGCCCAGGCCCTGCACCCCGCCCTCGACGCGCAGGGCCGCAAGCTCGCCTGGCTCCCCCTCGACACCGAGGAGGGCGAGGGCTACTGGCAGGCGATGAACCTCGCCGGACGCTACGCCCTCGCCAACCACGACCTGATCCACGCCCGCCTCGCCCGCGCGCTGGGGGTCAGGCCCGCCGTCACCGTCGGCAACAGCCACAACCTCGCCTGGAAGCAGGCGGTGGAGGGCCATGAGCGGATCGTCCACCGCAAGGGGGCCACCCCCGCCGAGCGCGGCCAGCTCGGCCTGATCCCCGGCAGCATGGCCGACCCCGGCTTCGTGGTGCGCGGGAAGGGCAACCCGGAGGCCCTCGCCAGCGCCAGCCACGGGGCGGGTCGCCAGCTCGGACGCAAGGCCGCCGCGAACACCCTCGCCAAGAAGGACGTGCAGGCCTACCTGCGAGAGCGCGGCGTGACCCTGATCGGCGGCGGCATCGACGAGGCGCCCCAGGCCTACAAGCGCATCGAACACGTCCTGGCCCGCCAGAGCGACCTCGTGGACGTGGTGGCGACCTTCACCCCGCGGGTGGTGCGGATGGACACGGGGGGCGAGGACGTGTAG
- a CDS encoding SWIM zinc finger family protein, whose amino-acid sequence MSLTPEELLRSAPGKVRERAQPLCGQVTHRERQGEVVRTRVRGSRPAPYRVRVNLQNGEVSCSCPDEYNAICKHAAATLLVLRDDPASFLPGTPPRRLPGVGGWSDADVERLLDRLHGLYPEVVTDWARQLTHDDEEEWG is encoded by the coding sequence GTGAGCCTGACCCCGGAGGAGCTGTTGCGCTCCGCCCCCGGCAAGGTGCGCGAGCGGGCACAGCCGCTCTGCGGGCAGGTCACCCACCGCGAGCGGCAGGGCGAGGTCGTCCGGACCCGCGTGCGGGGCAGCCGTCCAGCCCCCTACCGGGTGCGGGTCAACCTCCAGAACGGCGAGGTCTCGTGCTCCTGCCCCGACGAGTACAACGCCATCTGCAAGCACGCCGCCGCCACCCTGCTGGTCCTGCGCGACGACCCCGCCTCCTTTCTCCCGGGGACGCCGCCGCGCCGCCTGCCGGGGGTGGGCGGCTGGTCGGACGCCGACGTGGAGCGGCTGCTGGACCGGCTGCACGGCCTCTACCCCGAGGTGGTGACCGACTGGGCCCGGCAACTCACGCACGACGACGAGGAGGAGTGGGGCTGA
- a CDS encoding UDP-N-acetylmuramoyl-L-alanyl-D-glutamate--2,6-diaminopimelate ligase: protein MRLRDLAAVLAVPASPLPDVEVRGVTHNAAWVEPGFAFVAIRGARFDGHGFLDEVAARGAVAVLGEGLPEGSTSTLPYLTVRSARAALADTAAALAGHPSRELRVVGVTGTDGKTTTSWLTRHLLRAAELETGLLSTVGYELPDGVLRHFPAHFTTPEAPQVQATLAEMVASGAQAVVLEASSHALALDRVRGVDWDVAVWTHLSREHLDFHGTVEHYFAEKRKLVERARHAVLNADDPWTQRLMGLAPSETTYSADGREADWRAARIEERATGLHFHVLSPLGEFGAHLPMIGRFNVANALAGLGAAAHLGASVPQLVKGLASFRGVPGRMELVHGGEDAPRVIVDFAHTPPSLEKALSTLRATTAGRLWVLIGSAGGPRDPGKRAPLGEVATRLADHAVFTEEDHRDTPLADILREMERGAREAGRSNFTSIGDRGEAIRHVIRGARAGDTVLLAGKGPEDTLERDGETLPWDEVGEARAALGARR, encoded by the coding sequence ATGCGCCTGCGTGACCTCGCCGCCGTTCTCGCCGTCCCCGCCTCCCCCCTGCCCGACGTGGAGGTGCGCGGCGTGACGCACAACGCGGCGTGGGTGGAACCGGGGTTCGCCTTCGTGGCTATTCGCGGGGCGCGCTTCGACGGGCACGGCTTTCTGGACGAGGTGGCGGCGCGGGGAGCGGTGGCGGTTCTGGGCGAGGGGCTGCCGGAAGGGTCGACCTCCACCCTCCCCTACCTGACGGTGCGAAGCGCGCGGGCGGCCCTGGCGGACACGGCGGCGGCCCTCGCCGGACACCCCAGCCGGGAGCTCCGCGTGGTCGGCGTGACGGGCACGGACGGCAAGACGACGACGAGTTGGCTGACCCGGCATCTGCTGCGGGCGGCGGAGCTGGAAACCGGCCTTCTGAGCACGGTCGGGTACGAGTTGCCGGACGGCGTGCTGCGGCACTTTCCGGCCCACTTCACGACTCCCGAGGCGCCACAGGTGCAGGCGACCCTGGCGGAGATGGTCGCCTCGGGTGCCCAGGCCGTCGTGCTGGAAGCGAGCAGCCACGCCCTCGCCCTGGACCGGGTGCGGGGGGTGGACTGGGACGTGGCGGTGTGGACGCACCTCAGCCGCGAGCACCTCGACTTTCACGGCACGGTCGAGCACTACTTCGCGGAGAAGAGGAAGCTGGTGGAACGCGCCCGCCACGCCGTGCTGAACGCGGACGATCCGTGGACACAGAGGCTGATGGGCCTCGCGCCGTCGGAGACGACCTACTCGGCGGACGGGCGGGAGGCGGACTGGCGGGCCGCGCGGATCGAGGAACGCGCCACCGGCCTGCATTTCCATGTCCTCTCCCCCCTGGGCGAGTTCGGCGCCCACCTGCCCATGATCGGGCGGTTCAACGTGGCGAATGCGCTGGCCGGGCTGGGGGCAGCGGCTCACCTGGGCGCGAGCGTGCCGCAACTTGTGAAGGGGCTCGCCTCCTTCCGGGGGGTGCCGGGGCGAATGGAACTCGTCCACGGGGGCGAGGACGCCCCCCGCGTGATCGTGGACTTCGCGCACACGCCGCCCAGCCTGGAAAAGGCCCTCTCCACCCTGCGCGCGACGACCGCCGGGCGGCTGTGGGTGCTCATCGGCTCGGCAGGTGGGCCGCGCGACCCCGGCAAACGCGCGCCCCTGGGCGAGGTGGCGACCCGGCTCGCCGACCACGCCGTCTTCACCGAGGAGGACCACCGCGACACGCCCCTGGCCGACATCCTGCGCGAGATGGAGCGGGGGGCGCGGGAGGCGGGCCGGTCCAACTTCACGAGCATCGGGGACCGGGGCGAGGCGATCCGGCACGTGATCCGCGGGGCGCGGGCGGGGGACACCGTGCTCCTTGCCGGGAAGGGGCCGGAGGACACCCTGGAACGGGACGGCGAGACCCTGCCCTGGGACGAGGTGGGCGAGGCGCGGGCGGCGCTGGGGGCCCGGCGGTGA
- a CDS encoding deoxynucleoside kinase: protein MYLAVSGNIGSGKSTLTRMLSERYGLRPVYEPYAENPYLEDFYRDMRRYSFHSQIYFLSRRLEQHLHLVTGARYVIQDRTVFEDANIFARNLFESGQMEARDWRTYLGLYEGILPALRVPDLLIHIDAALPTLRQRIAQRGRDYEQGIPDAYLLGLNRLYDEWIRAFDACPVVRVPGDRLDFVHDPAAFQWVCDRVQGYGFGLPLLR, encoded by the coding sequence ATGTACCTCGCCGTCTCCGGCAACATCGGCAGCGGCAAGAGCACCCTGACGCGGATGCTCTCGGAACGGTACGGCCTGCGGCCCGTCTACGAGCCCTACGCGGAGAACCCGTACCTGGAGGACTTCTACCGCGACATGCGGCGGTACTCCTTTCACTCGCAGATCTACTTCCTATCGCGGCGGCTGGAGCAGCACCTCCATCTCGTGACGGGGGCGCGCTACGTCATTCAGGACCGGACCGTCTTCGAGGACGCCAACATCTTCGCGCGCAACCTTTTTGAGAGCGGGCAGATGGAGGCGCGCGACTGGAGGACGTACCTGGGCCTTTATGAGGGCATCCTCCCCGCCCTGCGGGTGCCCGACCTCCTCATCCACATCGACGCGGCATTGCCGACGCTGCGGCAGCGCATCGCCCAGCGCGGGCGGGACTACGAGCAGGGCATCCCCGACGCCTACCTGCTGGGCCTCAACCGCCTCTACGACGAGTGGATCCGGGCCTTCGACGCCTGCCCGGTCGTGCGGGTGCCCGGCGACCGGCTCGACTTCGTGCATGACCCGGCGGCCTTCCAGTGGGTGTGTGACCGGGTACAGGGGTACGGGTTCGGGCTGCCGCTGTTGAGGTAG
- a CDS encoding deoxynucleoside kinase codes for MYVVVEGPIGVGKTSLAGRLAARYGAELNLEVVEENPFLARFYEAPEVYAFQVQVFFLLSRFKQLSALAQPGLWSGHVVSDYLFDKDFIFAAMNLRDAEFALYEDLYAHLSPRLPTPDLVVYLRAEPGLLLSRIEKRGRPFERTMQAAYLAELTARYDEYFRTYPGRLLTVDASGYDFVGNPEDERAILSRVEEALQAEGAVRG; via the coding sequence ATGTACGTCGTCGTGGAAGGCCCCATCGGGGTAGGAAAGACCAGCCTCGCGGGCAGGCTCGCGGCGCGCTACGGCGCGGAACTCAACCTGGAGGTCGTGGAGGAAAATCCCTTCCTGGCCCGCTTCTACGAGGCGCCCGAGGTGTACGCCTTCCAGGTGCAGGTCTTTTTCCTGCTCTCGCGCTTCAAGCAGCTCTCGGCCCTCGCGCAGCCGGGGCTGTGGAGCGGCCACGTCGTGAGCGACTACCTCTTCGACAAGGACTTCATCTTCGCGGCGATGAACCTGCGTGACGCCGAATTCGCCCTGTACGAGGACCTCTACGCCCACCTCTCACCCCGGCTGCCCACCCCCGACCTCGTGGTGTACCTGCGGGCCGAGCCGGGCCTGCTCCTCTCGAGAATCGAGAAGCGGGGCCGCCCCTTCGAGCGCACCATGCAGGCCGCCTACCTCGCCGAGCTGACCGCCCGCTACGACGAGTACTTCCGCACCTACCCGGGCCGCCTCCTGACCGTGGACGCGAGCGGGTACGACTTCGTGGGCAACCCCGAGGACGAGCGGGCGATCCTGAGCCGGGTGGAGGAGGCCTTGCAGGCGGAAGGGGCGGTGAGGGGATGA
- a CDS encoding S1C family serine protease: MKPLARAAGLALLLLAAATAAYVTGRVHAQRTLVTADEINTVEVAQGALPAVVRVDARLRKDVLQAGDDPVETGTGFFYKRDLIVTNYHVIQYQESVSVTLSNGRRVTARVEGVDPGIDIAILRVTGVTAPRTLSFGRSAGLLPGQKLITIGTPLRIANFVATGVFSVAASARDVPRNDQLGGEIGQYLVTTTNIQGGNSGGPVLDSRGAVVGVADANAAPNNFVPGVIGIAIPGDLVRQSLEDLEQVGLPQRGTLGVTLVDLDSLEPALRQLAGLSSSEGALVDEVPAGSAGARAGLRGSLRNSRGQLLAPLGDIIVAVDGQRVRGSFDVIRLVAAKRPGQTVNLRVWRNKRSVDVRVPLQKRTLQ; encoded by the coding sequence GTGAAGCCCCTGGCCCGTGCCGCCGGACTCGCGCTGCTGCTGCTCGCCGCAGCGACGGCCGCCTATGTCACGGGCCGGGTGCACGCCCAGCGGACCCTTGTCACCGCCGACGAGATCAACACGGTGGAGGTGGCGCAGGGGGCCCTCCCGGCGGTCGTGCGGGTGGACGCCCGGCTGCGCAAGGACGTGCTTCAGGCGGGCGACGACCCGGTGGAGACGGGCACGGGCTTTTTCTACAAGCGTGACCTGATCGTCACGAACTACCACGTCATCCAGTACCAGGAGTCGGTGAGCGTAACCCTCTCCAACGGGCGGCGGGTAACGGCGCGGGTCGAGGGCGTGGACCCCGGCATCGACATCGCCATCCTGCGGGTGACGGGGGTGACGGCCCCCCGGACGCTGAGCTTCGGGCGCAGCGCGGGCCTCCTGCCGGGGCAGAAGCTCATCACCATCGGCACGCCGCTGCGGATTGCGAACTTCGTGGCAACGGGCGTGTTTAGCGTGGCGGCGAGCGCGCGCGACGTGCCCCGCAACGACCAGCTCGGCGGGGAGATCGGGCAGTATCTCGTGACGACCACCAACATCCAGGGCGGCAACAGCGGTGGCCCGGTGCTCGACTCGCGTGGGGCGGTGGTGGGCGTGGCCGACGCGAACGCCGCGCCGAACAACTTCGTGCCCGGCGTGATCGGCATCGCCATTCCCGGCGACCTCGTGCGCCAGAGCCTGGAGGACTTGGAGCAGGTCGGCTTGCCCCAGCGCGGCACCCTGGGGGTGACCCTGGTGGACCTCGACAGCCTGGAGCCCGCCCTGCGCCAGCTCGCCGGGCTGAGCAGCAGCGAGGGGGCGCTGGTGGACGAGGTGCCCGCCGGGAGCGCCGGAGCCCGCGCGGGACTGCGCGGTTCGCTGCGCAACAGCCGGGGCCAGCTTCTCGCGCCCCTGGGCGACATCATCGTCGCCGTGGACGGCCAGCGGGTGCGCGGCAGCTTCGACGTGATCCGCCTCGTCGCGGCCAAGCGCCCCGGGCAGACGGTGAACCTCCGGGTGTGGCGCAACAAGCGGAGCGTGGACGTGCGGGTGCCGCTCCAGAAGCGGACCTTGCAGTAG
- a CDS encoding FmdB family zinc ribbon protein, which yields MPTYVYKNIETGETFEIKQSIRDEALSTHPETGAPVRRVPSQPGLVFRGSGFYVTDSRPKSAEAGTGKASGTDGGGKGGGGE from the coding sequence ATGCCCACCTACGTTTACAAGAACATCGAGACCGGCGAAACGTTCGAGATCAAGCAGAGCATCCGCGACGAGGCGCTCAGCACCCACCCCGAGACAGGCGCTCCGGTGAGGCGCGTGCCCTCGCAGCCGGGCCTGGTGTTCCGGGGCAGCGGGTTTTACGTGACCGACTCGCGGCCCAAATCCGCCGAGGCGGGAACGGGCAAGGCCAGCGGTACGGACGGCGGCGGCAAGGGCGGCGGGGGGGAGTGA
- a CDS encoding acyl-CoA dehydrogenase C-terminal domain-containing protein: MPQYKAPLRDIKFLMHELLDAPQVLGALPFYAGNETADAELMNQVLEEAARFVETELVPLNRVGDEEGCTWHPGGVVTTPTGFKAAYDKYRKAGWTALDADPEYGGQGMPHLVSNVLVELLNSANVAWSMYPGLSHGAYSALHAVGSQELKDTYLPRLVSGEWTGTMCLTEPHAGTDLGIIRTKATDNGDGSYAITGTKIFISAGEHDLAENIVHLVLARLEGSPAGTKGISLFLVPKFLPNADGSVGERNGVVCGSIEHKMGIHGNATAVLNFDGARGYLVGEVNKGMNNMFIMMNAARLGTGLQGLALGEVAYQNALTYAKDRLQMRHEPRVNPAEEADPIIVHPDVRRMLLTGKAYTEAGRAMAMWLALSIDIEHHHPDEARRKEAADLVALLTPIAKAFMTDNGFNVAVLSQQVYGGHGYIREWGMEQFVRDARISQIYEGTNGVQALDLLGRKVLMDGGKKLQKLAGVLQAFVEENEGDEELAPYLDALGKAANQLGSLTMVVGQKALAGPEGADEVNAVAVDYLRFFGHVVYGYLWARMAKIAAQKVQAGQDRDGFYLGKLQTARFYFAKLFPETKALAATIKAGNESLAVDDRVFGLERPLVGA; this comes from the coding sequence ATGCCCCAGTACAAGGCCCCCCTGCGCGACATCAAGTTCCTGATGCACGAGCTGCTGGACGCCCCCCAGGTCCTCGGCGCCCTGCCCTTTTACGCGGGGAACGAGACCGCCGACGCCGAGCTGATGAATCAGGTCCTCGAAGAGGCCGCCCGCTTCGTCGAGACCGAACTCGTGCCCCTGAACCGGGTGGGCGACGAGGAGGGCTGCACCTGGCACCCGGGCGGGGTCGTGACCACCCCCACGGGCTTCAAGGCCGCCTACGACAAGTACCGCAAAGCGGGCTGGACCGCCCTCGACGCCGACCCCGAGTACGGCGGGCAGGGGATGCCCCACCTCGTCAGCAACGTCCTCGTGGAGCTGCTGAACTCGGCCAACGTCGCGTGGTCGATGTATCCCGGCCTCTCGCACGGCGCCTACTCCGCCCTGCACGCGGTCGGCAGCCAGGAGCTCAAGGACACCTACCTCCCCAGGCTCGTGAGCGGCGAGTGGACGGGCACGATGTGCCTCACCGAGCCGCACGCGGGCACCGACCTGGGGATCATCCGCACCAAGGCGACGGACAACGGCGACGGCAGCTACGCGATCACGGGCACCAAGATTTTCATCAGCGCGGGTGAGCACGACCTGGCCGAGAACATCGTCCACCTCGTCCTCGCGCGGCTGGAGGGCAGCCCGGCGGGCACGAAGGGGATCAGCCTCTTCCTGGTGCCCAAGTTCCTGCCGAACGCGGACGGAAGCGTGGGCGAGCGCAACGGCGTGGTGTGCGGCTCCATCGAGCACAAGATGGGGATTCACGGCAACGCGACCGCCGTGCTGAACTTCGACGGCGCGAGGGGCTACTTGGTCGGCGAAGTCAACAAGGGCATGAACAACATGTTCATCATGATGAATGCCGCCCGACTCGGTACCGGGCTCCAGGGGCTCGCGCTGGGCGAGGTGGCGTACCAGAACGCCCTGACCTACGCCAAGGACCGCCTCCAGATGCGCCATGAGCCGCGCGTGAACCCCGCCGAGGAAGCCGACCCCATCATCGTGCACCCCGACGTGCGCCGGATGCTGCTCACCGGCAAGGCGTACACGGAGGCGGGCCGCGCGATGGCGATGTGGCTGGCGCTGAGCATCGACATCGAGCACCACCACCCCGACGAGGCGAGGCGCAAGGAGGCCGCCGACCTCGTGGCGCTCCTGACGCCCATCGCCAAGGCGTTCATGACCGACAACGGCTTCAACGTGGCTGTTCTCAGCCAGCAGGTGTACGGCGGGCACGGCTACATCCGCGAGTGGGGCATGGAGCAGTTCGTCCGCGACGCGCGCATCAGCCAGATTTACGAGGGCACAAACGGCGTCCAGGCGCTCGACCTGCTGGGCCGCAAGGTGCTGATGGACGGCGGCAAGAAACTCCAGAAGCTCGCCGGGGTGCTCCAGGCGTTCGTGGAGGAGAACGAGGGCGACGAGGAGCTGGCCCCCTACCTCGACGCGCTCGGCAAGGCCGCCAACCAGCTCGGCAGCCTCACGATGGTGGTCGGCCAGAAGGCGCTCGCGGGACCCGAGGGTGCCGACGAGGTAAACGCGGTCGCCGTCGATTACCTGCGCTTCTTCGGACACGTCGTCTACGGCTACCTGTGGGCGCGGATGGCGAAGATCGCCGCGCAGAAGGTGCAGGCCGGGCAGGACCGGGACGGCTTCTACCTCGGCAAGCTTCAGACCGCGCGTTTCTACTTCGCCAAACTCTTCCCGGAGACGAAGGCGCTCGCCGCCACGATCAAGGCCGGGAACGAGTCGCTCGCGGTGGACGACCGGGTGTTCGGGCTGGAGCGGCCCCTGGTCGGCGCGTAA
- a CDS encoding Crp/Fnr family transcriptional regulator yields MNYPSLVWHLKRTELFADLELTELERVAATTPYRSYQPGEVIYRMDDPADALYFVRSGLVKISKLFPNGKEAILGVIGQHDTFGELLLQPEERRPTQAEALERTTLIVLPRTELQKLLNTKPDLAMKLIRLMAARLFEAQSWTAAVSAYSAPERVASLLYRLAREFGRPHSQGVELALKLNQEDIARMVGATRETVSHSLGKLKQEGAIVRARAPMIVRLEGLRRYLEE; encoded by the coding sequence ATGAATTATCCAAGCCTGGTCTGGCACCTCAAGCGCACGGAGCTGTTCGCGGACCTTGAGCTGACGGAGTTGGAGCGCGTGGCCGCCACGACGCCCTACCGCTCGTACCAGCCGGGCGAGGTCATCTACCGCATGGACGACCCGGCAGACGCCCTGTATTTCGTCCGCAGCGGCCTCGTGAAAATCAGCAAGCTCTTTCCCAACGGCAAGGAGGCCATCCTCGGCGTGATCGGCCAGCACGACACCTTCGGGGAGTTGCTGCTGCAACCTGAAGAACGCCGCCCCACCCAGGCCGAGGCGCTGGAGCGCACCACCCTGATCGTGCTCCCGCGCACCGAGCTGCAAAAACTCCTGAACACCAAGCCCGACCTCGCCATGAAACTGATCCGCCTGATGGCCGCCCGGCTCTTCGAGGCCCAGTCGTGGACCGCCGCCGTGAGTGCCTACAGCGCCCCCGAGCGCGTCGCCAGCCTGCTCTACCGCCTCGCCCGCGAGTTCGGGCGGCCCCACTCGCAGGGGGTCGAACTGGCGCTGAAGCTCAACCAGGAGGACATCGCCCGGATGGTCGGCGCCACCCGCGAAACGGTCAGCCATTCCCTCGGCAAGCTCAAGCAGGAGGGGGCCATCGTCCGCGCCCGCGCGCCCATGATCGTCCGGCTGGAGGGCCTGCGGCGCTACCTGGAGGAGTAG
- a CDS encoding DNA-3-methyladenine glycosylase family protein, producing MAPPVTFSSSVPALPLTDHEGAVPWLGRDPALADLIARVGALPVLSPTPDPFGTLVRSVAGQQLSVRAAASIYARLVGRLGEVGPGPLLAAAPDDLRALGLSWAKVRTVRALAEAALDGRVDFTHLEALPDEAVIERLTPLPGIGRWTVEMFLMFGLARPDVFSFGDLVLRQELERLHPGAVTREEQNEVVQAWSPHRTLASRYLWAEKARRRLTAEAGTVTGDLSLTDPL from the coding sequence ATGGCCCCTCCTGTGACCTTCTCCTCCTCTGTCCCTGCCCTCCCCCTCACCGACCACGAGGGGGCCGTGCCGTGGCTGGGCCGTGACCCGGCCCTCGCCGACCTGATTGCGCGGGTGGGCGCCCTGCCCGTCCTCTCCCCTACCCCCGACCCCTTCGGCACCCTGGTCCGCAGCGTGGCAGGGCAGCAGCTCTCGGTGCGGGCGGCGGCGAGCATCTACGCGCGGCTGGTGGGGAGGCTCGGGGAGGTGGGGCCCGGTCCCCTGCTGGCCGCCGCGCCGGACGATCTGCGCGCCCTCGGTCTTTCCTGGGCCAAGGTCCGCACCGTGCGCGCCCTCGCGGAGGCGGCCCTGGATGGGCGGGTGGACTTCACGCACCTGGAGGCCCTGCCCGACGAGGCGGTGATCGAGCGGCTGACGCCCCTGCCCGGTATCGGGCGCTGGACCGTCGAGATGTTTCTGATGTTCGGCCTCGCCCGGCCCGACGTGTTCAGCTTCGGGGATTTGGTCCTGCGGCAGGAGCTGGAGCGGCTGCACCCCGGCGCCGTCACCCGCGAGGAGCAAAACGAGGTCGTGCAGGCGTGGTCACCCCACCGCACGCTCGCGTCCCGTTACCTCTGGGCGGAGAAGGCCCGGCGCAGGCTGACCGCAGAGGCAGGCACCGTGACGGGCGACCTCTCCCTCACGGACCCGCTCTGA
- a CDS encoding DedA family protein, which produces MADWVQNLMDSMGYLGILLLMILENVFPPIPSELIMPSAGFAASRGDLNILMVVAMGTLGSVLGTLPLYYIGRAFGEERLVAWADKYGRWLTLSGRDIRKADDWFDRHGTKAVLFGRMVPGIRSLLSLPAGMSEMPLPKFLLYSAIGSGLWASALAGAGYVLGENYDRVERYIGPASKVILAVVVVAAVVWFLRRKRAQGAKA; this is translated from the coding sequence ATGGCCGACTGGGTACAGAACCTGATGGACAGCATGGGCTACCTGGGCATCCTGCTGCTGATGATCCTGGAGAACGTGTTTCCGCCCATTCCCAGCGAGCTGATCATGCCCTCGGCGGGCTTCGCGGCCTCGCGCGGGGACCTGAACATCCTCATGGTCGTGGCGATGGGCACCCTGGGCAGCGTCCTGGGCACCCTGCCGCTGTATTACATCGGGCGCGCGTTCGGGGAAGAACGGCTCGTCGCGTGGGCGGACAAGTACGGCAGGTGGCTCACCCTCAGCGGCAGGGACATCCGCAAGGCCGACGACTGGTTCGACCGCCACGGCACCAAGGCGGTGCTCTTCGGGCGCATGGTGCCCGGCATCCGCAGCCTCCTGAGCCTCCCGGCGGGCATGAGCGAGATGCCGCTCCCCAAGTTCCTGCTCTACAGCGCCATCGGCTCGGGGCTGTGGGCGTCTGCCCTCGCCGGGGCCGGATACGTCCTCGGCGAGAACTACGACCGGGTGGAGCGCTACATCGGCCCCGCGTCGAAGGTCATCCTGGCCGTCGTCGTCGTCGCCGCCGTGGTGTGGTTCCTGCGCCGCAAGCGCGCGCAGGGGGCGAAGGCGTAA
- a CDS encoding HAD family hydrolase, translated as MSPLPALRALIFDFDGTILDTETREFHHWQSLYREHGRELALADWQHGIGTWDAFDPWAGLPEHVLADREQVRLGLHERIVSDIAEQDLRPGVRDVLEGASGAGLRLALATSSDRAWVTRWLEQHRLLSLFEVLATRDDVRRVKPDPELYSLAASRLSLRPGECLAVEDSLNGATAAVAAGCRVVVVPNDVTRTQPFPPEWPRLDGGYAGGLEELVRVAGG; from the coding sequence ATGTCCCCCCTCCCGGCCCTGCGCGCCCTGATCTTCGACTTCGACGGCACCATCCTCGACACCGAGACGCGCGAGTTCCACCACTGGCAGAGCCTTTACCGCGAACACGGGCGCGAACTCGCCCTCGCGGACTGGCAGCACGGCATCGGCACCTGGGACGCCTTCGACCCCTGGGCCGGACTGCCCGAGCACGTCCTGGCCGACCGCGAGCAGGTCCGGCTGGGGCTGCACGAGCGCATCGTCTCCGACATCGCCGAACAGGACCTGCGGCCCGGGGTGCGCGACGTGCTGGAGGGGGCCTCGGGCGCGGGCCTGCGCCTCGCCCTCGCCACGAGCAGCGACCGGGCCTGGGTCACCCGCTGGCTGGAGCAACACCGCCTCCTGAGCCTGTTCGAGGTCCTCGCCACCCGCGACGACGTGCGCCGGGTCAAGCCCGACCCCGAGCTGTATTCGCTCGCCGCCTCCCGCCTGAGTCTGCGTCCCGGGGAATGCCTCGCCGTCGAGGACAGCCTCAACGGGGCCACCGCCGCCGTCGCCGCCGGGTGCCGGGTGGTCGTCGTGCCCAACGACGTGACCCGCACCCAGCCCTTCCCGCCCGAGTGGCCCCGGCTGGACGGCGGATACGCGGGCGGGCTGGAGGAGCTGGTGCGGGTGGCGGGGGGTTGA